The Pseudoalteromonas translucida KMM 520 genome has a window encoding:
- a CDS encoding YacL family protein, giving the protein MEYQFIRDPISGLRIKISSEHAIIGRWLNEEIGKDKIAMVQALIASVSSSFEPLTLKGQEIDLILTKDEALFEAHALHQDSEDLMAYQDDDLALEENGLSSGCGFEDFIDLINSWHEFTTSR; this is encoded by the coding sequence ATGGAATATCAATTTATTCGCGATCCAATTAGCGGATTACGCATTAAAATAAGTAGCGAGCATGCCATAATTGGCCGCTGGTTAAACGAAGAAATAGGCAAAGATAAAATAGCTATGGTGCAAGCGCTTATTGCATCGGTGAGTTCAAGCTTTGAGCCTTTAACACTAAAAGGCCAAGAAATAGATTTAATTTTAACGAAAGACGAAGCCCTATTTGAAGCCCATGCTCTGCACCAAGACAGTGAAGATCTTATGGCTTACCAAGACGACGATTTAGCGCTTGAAGAAAATGGCCTAAGCAGTGGTTGTGGTTTTGAAGATTTTATAGACCTAATAAACTCATGGCATGAGTTTACGACTTCAAGATAA